The Verrucomicrobiia bacterium genomic sequence AATGTGCTCGTATCTGACACGGTAGGTTTCATCCGCAAGCTGCCGCACAATCTGGTGGAAGCCTTCAAAGCGACCTTGGAGGAAGTGGTGGAGGCAGACCTGCTCCTGCACGTGGTGGACATCAGCCATCCGAAGCTGGATGAGCAGATTGTAGCGGTAGACACGGTGCTGGAGGAGATCGGAGCTAAGGGCAAACCGACGTTAATGGTCTTCAACAAAATCGACCGCTTTGATGACGACATCGTGATCAACCGCTATCGCGAACTGTTCCCGCAATGCGTGGCGGTGTCAGCGCGCACAGGCGCCGGCTTCCCTGACTTGCTGGAAGAGCTGGGCGCGATGTTGCGGCCCATTCGTGAGTTCGTGGATCTTGAAATCCCACACGATGCCGCATCGACCATCGCCCGACTGCACGCTATCGCGCAGGTGGTGGATCGTGATTACGACGGTCCTTCGGCGAAGTTCAAGGCACGCATCCCGCCTCATTATATGAACGAGTTCACGCCGTTTGTGGTAGGGAAGAATCAATCGGAGCGCGCCGAGGCGATCGAAGGAAAGAGGCGGTAAAGCGTTCCGTCTGCATCGCGCAATGTTCCGGTGTCATCGCCTGAGATGGTAAAGATGGCCCGGGAAAAATCATTCGTGCTTTGGCGATCCGATAAACGCACGCGGCCACTGAGTTCCCATTGCTCAGGGGAGATCAACCTCACTTTGGTCGCGGTAAGCGAGACACCATTGGTGGGAACGGTCAGGGTGAAGCCACGTAACTCGACCGTTTTCTTCAAATCTTTGCCCGCTACGTAATGATGAAATTGCCGGACGGCTTGTGAGAAATGATAGGAAGAGCGAACTTCGAGGTTGGCGTCATACACTACCAAGAGAGGCAATACGCCTATGCGGAAAAACCCCTTTCGTTGGTTTTCCTTGGCAAATCTGTCAGCTTTGACCAGCAGACTCAGCCGGTTTTCAGGTCCGGCATAAAAAGGCAGCGTCACGCCTCGGGCATTCAGAATCATCCTGTTGTCCAAAGCCTTCGGCTGACCTGCACCAATCCCTGTCACATGAAGAGATAAAATAAGGGCAAGCGCCCATAGTATCCACCCAGCCCGGATTGTAGTATGTAAGTGACGAGACACGATCGGTTGATTAGGCGATTGATTTAAACCCTTTATTGGTCACGGCCCCAAGATTCTCCAGATTTCGCCAACTGGCAAACACGACCAGTCGCATAACGCGGGCTTGCGCAGATCACTTCCAGCCGCTTGGATAAGAGCCAGCCAAGATGAGCACCTCACTCCGCATCAAAGACCTGCCGGATACGGAACGCCCCCGCGAACGATTGCTGCTCCATGGTGCCGATGCGCTGCGTCACGCGGAACTCATCGCCATTCTGTTGCGCACAGGGATGAAAGGTTACTCCGCCATCCAGATCGCGGAGCAATTGATGGTCAAATTCGGCTCCTTGAACCGCCTCGCGCTCGCTTCGGTAGATGAATTGCGCAAAGTCAAAGGGGTGGGCCGGGACAAGGCGATCGCGCTGAAAGCCGCCTTCACGCTCGCGCAACGCATGGCGAAGGAGCTGCAATACGAATCGCCGGTGCTGGATAATCCGGAGAGCATCGCGAATCTGCTGCGCGAGGAGAACCGGATGTATGAGGTGGAGCATTTCCAGATCTTGCTGCTGAACACACGGCGCAAGCTCATCCGCGTGGAACAGATTTCCCAAGGCACATTGGACACGTTGCTGGTGCATCCGCGGGAGGTCTTCAAACTGGCCATCACGGCGAATGCCTCGGCTATCGTGCTGGTGCACAATCATCCTAGTGGCGATCCGACGCCTTCGGATGCGGATATTCGCGTGACGCGCGATTTGATTCGTGCGGGGCAGTTGCTGAAGATCGATGTGCTGGATCATATCATCTTGGGTAAACGTACGGCGGAGCGGAGCCGGGATTACACCTCGTTGCGAGAGTTGGGGCATTTCTACGTATAAGTAAGCTGTTGCTGGTGAAGAAAAACTGGTGAATAGTTTTCGCCGTCCAAAAACTATGTTTAAAAATTTGATCCTCGTTACGTCGCTGGCCTTGGCCAGTGTTGCTATCACCGGTTGCAAGACGGCCGATTGCACTTCTTGCTGTGCCGCCGATGCGAAGTGGACGGTGCTTTTCGATGGCAAGTCCACGGATGCTTTCCGCGGTTACAAGACGGAAGCGTTTCCCGGCGAGAAATGGCAGGTGGATGGCGATGCCCTGCACGTCCTGCCCGGCAAGAGCCCGGACTTGATGACGAAGGAGCAATACGAGAATTACGAGCTGGAACTGGAATGGAAGGTCTCGCCCGGTGGCAACAGCGGCATCATCTATAATGTGCAGGAGACGGCTGGTCCCGCGTGGCACACGGGCCCGGAGATGCAGGTGCTGGATGACAGCAAGCATCCCGATGGCAAGAACCCGAAGACGTCCTCAGGTTCACTCTATGCGATGATCGCGCCGAACGCGGAGAAGACGTTGAAGCCCGTGGGCGAATACAACAGCGCCAAGCTCATCGTGAACAAAGGCAACGTGCAGCATTGGCTCAACGGCAAGAAGGTCGTGGAATACACGTGGGGCAGCCCGGAGATCGCCGCGCTCATCCAGCAGAGCAAGTTCAAGCCGTTGCCGGAATTCATGAAGCACGGCAAGGGTCACATCGTGTTCCAGCACCACGGCGAAGAGGTGTGGTACCGCAATATCCGCATCAAGAAGCTGTAAGCGGAATCACCAGAATCTCACAAAGCGTCAGGGCGAAGGCTCTG encodes the following:
- a CDS encoding DUF1080 domain-containing protein — translated: MFKNLILVTSLALASVAITGCKTADCTSCCAADAKWTVLFDGKSTDAFRGYKTEAFPGEKWQVDGDALHVLPGKSPDLMTKEQYENYELELEWKVSPGGNSGIIYNVQETAGPAWHTGPEMQVLDDSKHPDGKNPKTSSGSLYAMIAPNAEKTLKPVGEYNSAKLIVNKGNVQHWLNGKKVVEYTWGSPEIAALIQQSKFKPLPEFMKHGKGHIVFQHHGEEVWYRNIRIKKL
- the radC gene encoding DNA repair protein RadC — protein: MSTSLRIKDLPDTERPRERLLLHGADALRHAELIAILLRTGMKGYSAIQIAEQLMVKFGSLNRLALASVDELRKVKGVGRDKAIALKAAFTLAQRMAKELQYESPVLDNPESIANLLREENRMYEVEHFQILLLNTRRKLIRVEQISQGTLDTLLVHPREVFKLAITANASAIVLVHNHPSGDPTPSDADIRVTRDLIRAGQLLKIDVLDHIILGKRTAERSRDYTSLRELGHFYV